In Campylobacter vulpis, a genomic segment contains:
- a CDS encoding DUF262 domain-containing protein, giving the protein MKASEKNFGFMREENCIEVPFFQRAYAWDKEQWEQLFKDLKESYKDNKKDHFLGSVIFKQLATNAGEGSKRSLIDGQQRLTTFSLLVKVLYERLDDQDKSDYTEYLFQKPTKNKKPRIEHSKVDREVFAVVLRGDEGINHLYQNEEIFQCYQYFKEQIESEKLDFMDFLNFILESKLWVAINLEANEDEQKIFDSINTAGLRLTATDIIKNAIFAKALKIGADYEKLYKECWEAIFEVKENREFWEIEVEIGRIKRVQSEIFLHAFAVVGQFFNPEKNSLEDLSFLYKEHIKNFDNDELESFLKSIREYAEIYKNFPFFKGEALRFDEDMKRLFHIISVINVNTAMPLILFLSHSVKEQTLLNECLQVIENYIITRYVCGYDTNSYNKKFAAIVRSIDLNNPLEDLKEKLNDIPSRSELEKALEHLYLNNRAPKLILFWIELYRRYLSKDKQDLVELNYDYTLEHLIPQTWQTHWKDIVGDDEKAKNYIYQIGNMTLLKGSLNSTIKNCAWKIKLEGDGSRKNCIKKCADLLITRELLDKNEWNLQSVEERSARLIEEFFKIWKIE; this is encoded by the coding sequence ATGAAAGCGTCAGAAAAGAATTTTGGCTTTATGCGAGAGGAAAATTGTATCGAAGTTCCATTTTTTCAAAGAGCTTATGCTTGGGATAAAGAGCAGTGGGAACAATTATTTAAGGACTTAAAGGAGAGTTATAAAGATAATAAAAAAGACCATTTTTTAGGCTCTGTCATTTTTAAGCAATTAGCCACGAATGCTGGAGAGGGTTCAAAAAGAAGTTTGATTGACGGACAGCAAAGATTAACAACCTTTTCCCTTTTAGTAAAGGTGCTATATGAGCGTTTAGACGATCAAGATAAGAGTGATTATACTGAGTATTTGTTTCAAAAACCAACTAAAAATAAAAAGCCAAGAATAGAGCATTCTAAAGTTGATAGAGAAGTTTTTGCGGTTGTTTTGCGTGGCGATGAGGGGATTAATCATTTATATCAAAATGAGGAAATTTTTCAATGTTATCAATATTTTAAAGAGCAAATTGAAAGTGAAAAATTGGATTTTATGGACTTTTTAAATTTTATTTTAGAGTCAAAATTATGGGTTGCTATTAATTTGGAAGCAAATGAAGATGAGCAAAAAATTTTCGACTCTATTAACACGGCTGGTTTAAGACTAACGGCGACAGATATTATTAAAAATGCTATTTTTGCAAAGGCTCTTAAAATAGGTGCAGATTATGAGAAGCTTTATAAGGAGTGTTGGGAAGCAATTTTTGAAGTGAAAGAAAATAGAGAATTTTGGGAGATAGAAGTTGAGATAGGTAGAATTAAAAGGGTGCAAAGTGAAATTTTTCTTCATGCTTTTGCTGTTGTGGGGCAATTTTTTAATCCAGAGAAAAATTCTTTGGAGGATTTAAGTTTTCTTTATAAAGAGCATATTAAAAATTTTGATAATGATGAACTAGAAAGCTTTTTAAAGAGTATTAGGGAATATGCAGAAATTTATAAAAATTTCCCATTTTTTAAAGGTGAGGCATTGCGTTTTGATGAGGATATGAAGCGTTTATTTCATATCATAAGCGTGATAAATGTCAATACCGCTATGCCGTTAATTTTATTTTTAAGTCATAGTGTTAAAGAGCAGACACTTTTAAATGAGTGTTTGCAAGTTATAGAAAATTACATTATAACGCGTTATGTTTGTGGGTATGATACAAATAGTTATAATAAAAAATTTGCCGCTATTGTAAGAAGTATTGATTTGAATAATCCTTTAGAAGATTTAAAAGAAAAGCTTAATGATATACCAAGTAGAAGTGAATTAGAAAAGGCTTTAGAGCATTTGTATTTGAATAATAGAGCTCCAAAACTTATTTTATTTTGGATAGAGCTATATAGGAGATATCTTAGCAAAGATAAGCAAGATTTAGTGGAGTTGAATTATGATTATACTTTGGAGCATTTAATACCACAAACTTGGCAAACGCATTGGAAGGATATTGTTGGCGATGATGAGAAAGCGAAGAATTATATTTATCAAATTGGTAATATGACCCTTTTAAAAGGCTCTTTGAATAGCACCATAAAAAATTGTGCTTGGAAAATAAAGCTAGAAGGCGATGGAAGTCGTAAAAATTGCATTAAAAAATGTGCCGATTTACTTATCACTCGCGAATTATTGGACAAAAACGAATGGAATTTGCAAAGCGTAGAAGAGCGTAGTGCTAGGCTTATTGAGGAATTTTTTAAGATTTGGAAAATTGAATAA
- a CDS encoding aminotransferase class IV codes for MMQEKEIVFLNGEFLQKDKAKVSIFDRGFIFGDGIYEVVPVVFSKMVDKEEFWHRFERSLGAIKLSLPYAREEFEDILKELIAKNSLKEGGVYMQITRGVASREFGFVKSLKPTVMAFVFECSVLKNEFEEGVSVISVPDLRWRRRDIKSISLLAQCYAKEQAIEAGAFEAFMIEDGKVNEASSASAFIIKNQTLITKPFSNAILPGIRRLNILKFAHDLGLKIEQRAFSMQEVYEADEVFISAATLLLLSVVKADGKLINGGKVGEFVPKLRAKYVEKITKEALA; via the coding sequence ATGATGCAAGAAAAAGAGATAGTTTTTTTAAATGGAGAATTTTTACAAAAAGATAAGGCGAAAGTTAGCATTTTTGATAGAGGCTTTATTTTTGGTGATGGGATTTATGAGGTTGTGCCCGTTGTCTTTTCTAAAATGGTCGATAAGGAGGAATTTTGGCATAGATTTGAGAGAAGTTTAGGGGCAATTAAGCTTAGTTTGCCTTATGCAAGAGAGGAATTTGAAGACATTTTAAAGGAACTTATTGCTAAAAATTCGCTTAAAGAGGGTGGAGTTTATATGCAGATAACTAGGGGTGTGGCGTCTAGGGAATTTGGCTTTGTAAAAAGTCTTAAGCCTACTGTTATGGCTTTTGTTTTTGAATGTAGTGTTTTGAAAAATGAATTTGAAGAGGGAGTGAGTGTGATTAGTGTGCCTGATTTGCGTTGGAGGAGGCGTGATATAAAGTCTATCTCTCTTTTAGCACAGTGCTATGCTAAGGAGCAAGCTATTGAGGCTGGGGCATTTGAGGCTTTTATGATAGAGGATGGCAAAGTCAATGAAGCTTCAAGTGCTTCTGCTTTTATTATTAAAAATCAAACTCTCATCACTAAGCCTTTTTCCAATGCGATTTTGCCGGGTATTAGAAGATTAAATATCCTTAAATTTGCACACGATCTTGGCTTAAAAATCGAACAAAGAGCCTTTAGTATGCAGGAGGTTTATGAGGCTGATGAGGTCTTTATCTCAGCAGCCACACTTTTGCTTCTTAGCGTAGTAAAGGCAGACGGAAAGCTTATAAATGGGGGGAAGGTGGGCGAATTTGTCCCAAAACTTAGAGCCAAGTATGTCGAAAAAATCACAAAGGAGGCTTTAGCTTAG
- a CDS encoding ATP-dependent DNA helicase has protein sequence MLDKLEKILQDRNVFLSGGAGVGKSFLTNQLKFSYRKQNKKLVALGSSALSAFNVGGVTLHSFFCLGRIENFEDLKNYDRLQKNKLNKLEKVLSKLDLIIIDEISMVSATIFDMVALRLKNSGFSGKILLVGDFFQLPPVVKERQNSLFVNTYYAFASLFWEELRLKNVKLSVPKRTNNAAFYEHLSLLREGYLREQTLDYFKEFLIKTQDLKDLDDSFTLLCGINKRANAINEEKLAKINAPLLNFKAKFEKKDESLSEHQFKAWASGLGILEELKVKVGARIIFCMNHFEQNYYNGEQGVIEDIIEDERGVLLQIMKNNGQMILLEPYTFELSEFKEEGDGLDLNIRASVVQYPIKLAYAITIHKSQGMSIEKLVCDIDHIFENGQLYVALSRATNPQNLKILYSKNWDFRTYFEKALKFDENVSRFYKENDFIDLEL, from the coding sequence ATGCTTGATAAATTAGAAAAAATTTTGCAAGATCGTAATGTTTTTTTAAGTGGTGGAGCGGGTGTTGGCAAGAGTTTTTTAACGAATCAGCTCAAATTTTCTTATAGAAAACAAAATAAAAAGCTCGTGGCTTTAGGCTCTAGTGCTTTGAGTGCTTTTAATGTTGGTGGAGTTACTCTACATAGCTTTTTTTGTTTAGGGCGAATAGAAAATTTTGAGGATTTGAAAAATTATGATAGATTGCAAAAGAATAAATTAAACAAGCTGGAAAAAGTGCTTTCTAAGCTTGATTTAATCATCATTGATGAAATTTCTATGGTAAGTGCGACTATTTTTGATATGGTAGCGTTAAGGCTTAAAAATTCGGGCTTTTCTGGGAAAATTTTGCTTGTGGGAGATTTTTTTCAGTTACCCCCTGTGGTTAAGGAAAGGCAAAATTCCCTATTTGTCAATACTTACTACGCTTTTGCTTCACTTTTTTGGGAGGAATTAAGACTTAAAAATGTCAAACTTTCTGTGCCAAAAAGAACGAATAATGCTGCATTTTACGAGCATTTATCCCTTTTGCGTGAGGGTTATTTAAGGGAACAAACGCTAGATTATTTTAAAGAATTTCTCATTAAAACACAGGATTTAAAAGATTTAGATGATAGTTTTACCCTGCTTTGCGGGATTAATAAAAGGGCAAATGCTATTAATGAGGAGAAACTAGCCAAAATCAACGCTCCTTTGTTAAATTTCAAGGCTAAATTTGAAAAGAAAGATGAAAGTTTAAGTGAGCATCAGTTTAAGGCTTGGGCAAGTGGGCTTGGGATTTTGGAGGAGCTTAAGGTAAAGGTGGGGGCTAGAATTATTTTTTGTATGAATCATTTTGAGCAAAATTATTATAATGGTGAGCAAGGAGTGATTGAGGACATTATAGAAGATGAGAGAGGGGTGCTTTTGCAGATTATGAAAAATAACGGACAAATGATCCTTTTAGAGCCTTACACTTTCGAGCTTAGCGAGTTTAAGGAGGAGGGCGATGGGCTTGATTTAAATATTAGAGCAAGTGTGGTGCAGTATCCTATAAAATTAGCCTATGCGATTACTATTCACAAATCACAAGGAATGAGTATAGAAAAGCTTGTGTGTGATATTGATCATATTTTTGAAAATGGACAGCTTTATGTAGCACTTTCAAGAGCGACTAATCCGCAAAATCTTAAAATTTTGTATTCTAAAAATTGGGATTTTAGAACTTATTTTGAAAAAGCGTTAAAATTTGATGAAAATGTAAGTCGTTTTTATAAAGAAAACGATTTTATCGATTTGGAATTGTAA
- the secA gene encoding preprotein translocase subunit SecA produces MLLNAIKNIFGTKNERELKKYLKRVAQINALESVYENLSDEELKAKFAGFKEELLSEKKNLEELLNDVFAIVREVGKRTLNMRHFDVQLIGGMVLHEGKIAEMKTGEGKTLVATLPVVLNAMSGRGVHVVTVNDYLAKRDAEQMSAIYNFLGFSVGAVLSSQNSDLEHKKAYECDITYGTNNEFGFDYLRDNMKFSKIEKVQREHHFVIVDEVDSILIDEARTPLIISGPTNRTLDGYIKANEVAKALKKGEAVEAKDLAKGIKASGDFIVDEKNRNILITEEGIAKAEKLFGVENLYSLDNAILAHQLDQALKAHNLFEKDVHYVLRGNEVVIVDEFTGRLSEGRRFSEGLHQALEAKEGVKIQEESQTLADITFQNYFRMYDKLAGMTGTAQTEATEFSQIYNLDVVSIPTNIPIKRQDRDDLIYKTQEEKFKAVIDEIKKANAKGQPVLVGTASIERSEVFHSMLAKEKIPHYVLNAKNHEQEALIIADAGKKGAVTIATNMAGRGVDIKINDEVRELGGLYIIGTERHESRRIDNQLRGRAGRQGDPGTSRFYLSLEDNLLRIFGGDKIKGIMERLGIKEGESIESRIVTRAVENAQKKVESLHFESRKHLLEYDDVANEQRKTIYRYRNELLDENYDIRAKISQNIKEYAQNTLNSMMMGESLDDFEGLKQKIAHDFATEIDESDFKELDLVALEEKLSEILERSYEEKMAQVATEQLRNIERILYLQVLDNAWREHLYQMDILKTGIGLRGYNQKDPLVEYKKESYNLFLELVERIKFDSIKLLFSVQFSQKEAENLEQKVSKENEEFLENTAQMGASENHLGEAEFKKVPRNAPCPCGSGKKFKECHGKSGPKRGAVADRV; encoded by the coding sequence ATGCTTTTAAACGCTATAAAAAATATATTTGGAACAAAAAATGAACGCGAGCTTAAAAAATATCTCAAAAGAGTAGCACAAATCAATGCTTTAGAAAGTGTTTATGAAAATTTGAGCGATGAGGAATTAAAGGCTAAATTTGCAGGCTTTAAAGAAGAGCTTTTAAGTGAAAAAAAGAATTTGGAGGAGCTTTTAAATGATGTATTTGCCATAGTGAGGGAGGTGGGAAAACGAACGCTTAATATGCGTCATTTTGATGTGCAACTCATCGGTGGTATGGTGCTTCACGAGGGTAAAATTGCTGAAATGAAAACGGGCGAGGGTAAAACCCTAGTTGCAACCTTACCTGTGGTTTTAAATGCGATGAGTGGTAGGGGTGTGCATGTGGTTACGGTGAATGATTATTTGGCTAAAAGAGATGCGGAACAAATGAGTGCGATTTATAATTTTTTAGGCTTTAGCGTGGGGGCGGTGCTATCTTCACAAAATAGCGATTTAGAACATAAAAAAGCCTATGAATGCGATATTACTTACGGCACAAATAACGAATTTGGCTTTGATTATTTGCGTGATAATATGAAATTTTCTAAGATTGAAAAGGTGCAAAGAGAACATCATTTTGTTATTGTCGATGAGGTGGATAGCATTTTAATTGATGAGGCGAGAACGCCTTTGATTATTTCAGGTCCTACTAACCGCACTTTAGATGGCTATATTAAAGCAAATGAGGTCGCAAAAGCTCTTAAAAAAGGCGAAGCGGTAGAGGCTAAGGATTTGGCTAAAGGAATTAAGGCTAGTGGTGATTTTATAGTCGATGAGAAGAATCGCAATATTTTAATCACAGAAGAGGGTATAGCAAAGGCGGAAAAGCTTTTTGGCGTGGAAAATTTATACAGCCTTGATAATGCGATTTTGGCACATCAGCTCGATCAAGCCCTAAAGGCACATAATCTTTTTGAAAAAGATGTGCATTATGTTTTAAGGGGAAATGAAGTTGTTATTGTCGATGAATTTACGGGGCGTTTAAGTGAGGGGAGGCGTTTTAGCGAGGGACTTCATCAAGCTTTAGAAGCGAAAGAGGGTGTGAAAATTCAAGAAGAAAGTCAAACTTTAGCTGACATTACCTTTCAAAATTATTTTAGAATGTATGATAAATTAGCAGGTATGACAGGCACAGCACAAACGGAAGCGACTGAATTTTCGCAAATTTATAATTTAGATGTCGTTTCTATCCCCACAAATATCCCTATTAAAAGGCAAGATAGGGACGATTTGATTTATAAAACTCAAGAGGAAAAATTTAAAGCCGTGATTGATGAGATTAAAAAGGCAAATGCTAAGGGACAGCCTGTGCTTGTGGGGACAGCTAGCATTGAAAGAAGTGAAGTTTTTCACTCTATGTTGGCAAAAGAAAAAATCCCTCATTATGTGCTAAATGCTAAAAATCACGAGCAAGAGGCTTTAATTATCGCTGATGCGGGTAAAAAAGGTGCGGTTACCATAGCGACTAATATGGCAGGGCGTGGAGTGGATATAAAAATCAATGATGAGGTTAGAGAGCTTGGCGGACTTTACATCATCGGCACAGAAAGGCACGAGAGCCGTAGAATTGACAATCAGCTTCGTGGGCGTGCAGGGCGTCAGGGGGATCCGGGGACGAGCCGTTTTTACCTAAGCCTTGAGGATAATCTTTTGCGAATTTTTGGGGGCGATAAGATTAAGGGCATTATGGAAAGGCTTGGCATTAAAGAGGGAGAGAGCATTGAAAGTCGCATTGTTACAAGGGCGGTGGAAAATGCGCAAAAAAAGGTGGAAAGTTTGCATTTTGAAAGTCGTAAGCACTTGCTAGAATATGATGATGTGGCAAATGAGCAAAGAAAGACGATTTATCGTTACCGCAATGAGCTTTTAGATGAAAATTATGACATTAGAGCAAAAATCTCGCAAAATATTAAAGAATACGCACAAAATACCCTAAATTCTATGATGATGGGTGAGAGTTTGGACGATTTTGAGGGCTTAAAGCAAAAAATAGCTCACGATTTTGCGACTGAAATTGATGAGTCGGATTTTAAGGAGCTTGATTTGGTCGCTTTGGAGGAGAAATTAAGCGAAATTTTGGAACGCTCTTATGAAGAGAAAATGGCACAAGTTGCAACAGAGCAGTTAAGAAATATTGAGAGAATTTTGTATTTGCAAGTTTTAGATAATGCTTGGAGAGAGCATTTGTATCAAATGGATATTTTAAAAACGGGCATAGGACTTAGAGGGTATAATCAAAAGGACCCTTTGGTGGAATATAAAAAAGAGAGCTATAATCTTTTCTTAGAGCTAGTTGAGCGTATTAAATTTGATAGCATCAAGCTACTTTTTAGTGTGCAGTTTTCACAAAAAGAGGCGGAAAATTTAGAGCAAAAGGTAAGCAAGGAAAATGAGGAATTTTTGGAAAATACTGCACAAATGGGTGCGAGTGAGAATCATTTAGGCGAAGCGGAATTTAAAAAAGTGCCTAGAAATGCTCCTTGCCCTTGCGGAAGCGGAAAGAAATTTAAAGAATGCCACGGAAAAAGTGGTCCTAAGAGGGGAGCGGTAGCGGATAGAGTTTGA
- the lolA gene encoding LolA-like outer membrane lipoprotein chaperone gives MKFFALLSLICSLIFAFDYENYTSEFIQSVSSKNSKFEYKGHFILEKDRAFWSYESPSKKEIYINKNEIVIVEHDLEQVSFARLEKIPNLNVIFKQAKEISPNKFKARYENVDYFITLFNDEVKSIQYIDEFENKVLITLHKPQKNTKINPQVFKPKFPQNYDILR, from the coding sequence ATGAAATTTTTTGCCCTTTTAAGCTTAATTTGTAGCTTAATTTTTGCTTTTGATTATGAAAATTATACAAGTGAATTTATTCAAAGTGTAAGTTCTAAAAATAGCAAATTTGAGTATAAAGGACATTTTATTTTAGAAAAAGATAGAGCCTTTTGGTCCTATGAAAGCCCGAGCAAAAAAGAAATTTATATCAACAAAAATGAAATCGTCATTGTTGAGCACGATTTAGAACAAGTAAGCTTTGCAAGGCTTGAGAAAATCCCTAATTTAAATGTCATTTTCAAACAGGCTAAAGAAATAAGCCCTAATAAATTTAAAGCTCGTTATGAAAATGTCGATTATTTCATCACGCTTTTTAATGACGAAGTTAAAAGCATACAATACATCGATGAATTTGAAAATAAAGTGCTTATCACACTTCATAAACCTCAAAAAAATACCAAAATCAATCCTCAAGTTTTCAAGCCAAAATTCCCGCAAAATTACGATATTTTACGCTAA
- a CDS encoding SH3 domain-containing C40 family peptidase yields MRYILCFVAFLFMACSTHKAPQKSLEKPILQTTNSFYANLEFEQNLSMLPTLNSTIKTNPHKYKASFFAPWHSNFKQFKKVNLFWSFSGYKSGNYYFFNKQKIPLSWFNTQIKNANTKALNSLNQKALVVQNSILKNFPTQKAILKNPFLQGEGIPFDYASDSVLNAGSAVLISHLSLDKRYAFVMSESGFGFVERKNLELFDDKRTKIYESLNFITPLKEKMPILDERGQFFFETRIGALYPYYKQDKNYYYGKIGARKYKISKKIASSFPLKFDDTHLKHQISQLLTRPYGWGGYDFERDCSLFLRDIFAPFGLYLPRNSLAQNKSFKNFDISFLNNEEKKELLKRFAKPYATLLYMKGHIMLYAGELDDKSVALHSIWGLRLDEKQRLLIGQSVFTSLEIGKNQIPKENLLLSKLSHLSFLELNDYEVLELSSYLSKLKPPL; encoded by the coding sequence ATGCGTTATATTTTGTGTTTTGTAGCTTTTTTATTTATGGCTTGCTCCACCCACAAAGCCCCTCAAAAAAGTTTAGAAAAACCCATTTTACAAACAACAAATTCTTTTTATGCCAACTTAGAATTTGAGCAAAATTTAAGTATGCTTCCCACCCTAAATAGCACCATAAAAACTAATCCACACAAATACAAAGCATCGTTTTTCGCCCCTTGGCATAGCAATTTTAAACAATTTAAAAAGGTGAATTTATTTTGGTCTTTTAGCGGATATAAAAGCGGAAATTATTATTTTTTCAATAAACAAAAAATCCCCCTTTCGTGGTTCAACACTCAAATCAAAAATGCCAACACAAAAGCACTTAATTCACTCAATCAAAAAGCCCTAGTCGTGCAAAATAGCATTTTAAAAAATTTCCCCACTCAAAAAGCGATTTTGAAAAATCCTTTTTTACAAGGGGAGGGAATTCCCTTTGATTATGCAAGCGATTCTGTTTTAAATGCTGGAAGTGCCGTTTTGATCTCGCATTTGAGTTTAGATAAACGCTATGCTTTTGTGATGAGTGAAAGTGGCTTTGGCTTTGTGGAGAGAAAAAATTTAGAACTTTTTGATGATAAAAGAACAAAAATTTATGAGAGCCTTAATTTCATCACCCCACTTAAAGAAAAAATGCCCATTTTAGATGAAAGGGGGCAATTCTTTTTTGAAACACGCATAGGCGCACTTTATCCCTATTATAAGCAAGATAAAAATTATTATTATGGAAAAATAGGTGCTAGAAAATACAAAATTTCCAAAAAAATCGCTTCTTCTTTTCCATTAAAATTTGATGATACGCATTTAAAACACCAAATTTCACAGCTTTTAACGCGTCCTTATGGTTGGGGTGGATATGATTTTGAAAGGGATTGTTCTTTATTTTTAAGAGATATTTTTGCACCCTTTGGACTTTATCTCCCACGCAATTCTTTAGCACAAAACAAAAGCTTTAAAAATTTCGATATTAGCTTTTTAAATAATGAAGAAAAAAAGGAGCTTTTAAAACGCTTCGCAAAACCTTACGCCACGCTACTTTATATGAAAGGGCATATTATGCTTTATGCAGGAGAGCTTGATGATAAAAGCGTAGCGTTGCATAGCATTTGGGGTTTGCGTTTAGATGAAAAGCAAAGGCTTTTAATAGGACAAAGCGTCTTCACAAGTCTAGAAATAGGCAAAAATCAAATTCCAAAAGAAAATTTACTCCTTAGCAAACTCTCTCATCTTAGCTTTTTAGAACTTAACGACTATGAAGTTTTGGAGCTTAGCAGCTATCTTTCTAAGCTAAAGCCTCCTTTGTGA
- the rsmH gene encoding 16S rRNA (cytosine(1402)-N(4))-methyltransferase RsmH, giving the protein MQIPHIPVLPKEVNHLFEKLNEGVFLDCTLGYGGHSENLLKMHPNLHLIACDQDEEALKFSKERLREFDTRIKLYHSNFSQILEQIDLRNLRGILADIGVSSLHLDKDERGFSLRSNFLDMRMDKNQPLSAFDVINNYSKEKLANIFKIYGELKNGDFLAEKIIRARARKQIASAKELCEILGDTRLKNRKISQAILAFQALRIEVNKELEVLELFLQKLEKAHLKDCILAIICFHSLEDRIVKNYFKKWAKACICDERALRCECGANHNLGAILNKKPLTPSQEEIKVNPRSSCAKMRAFYFK; this is encoded by the coding sequence TTGCAAATTCCACATATTCCCGTTTTACCCAAAGAAGTTAATCATCTTTTTGAAAAGCTCAATGAGGGGGTTTTTTTAGATTGCACTTTGGGTTATGGTGGTCATAGTGAAAATTTGCTTAAAATGCATCCTAATTTACATTTAATCGCTTGTGATCAAGATGAGGAGGCATTAAAATTTTCTAAAGAGCGTTTGAGAGAATTTGACACGAGAATAAAGTTGTATCACTCAAATTTTTCGCAAATTTTAGAGCAGATTGATTTGAGAAATTTAAGAGGAATTTTAGCGGATATAGGCGTTTCTTCTTTGCATTTAGATAAAGATGAAAGAGGCTTTTCATTGCGTTCAAATTTTTTAGATATGAGAATGGATAAAAATCAGCCTTTAAGTGCTTTTGATGTGATTAATAACTACTCGAAAGAAAAACTTGCAAATATTTTTAAAATTTATGGAGAGTTAAAAAATGGAGATTTTTTAGCGGAGAAAATTATTAGAGCTAGGGCAAGAAAGCAAATTGCAAGTGCTAAAGAGCTTTGTGAAATTTTAGGCGATACAAGGCTGAAAAATCGCAAAATATCACAAGCTATTTTAGCCTTTCAAGCTTTAAGAATAGAGGTTAATAAAGAGCTTGAGGTTTTGGAGCTTTTTTTGCAAAAACTTGAAAAAGCACACCTAAAAGACTGCATTTTAGCTATAATTTGCTTTCATTCTTTAGAAGATAGGATAGTAAAAAATTATTTTAAAAAATGGGCTAAAGCTTGCATTTGTGATGAAAGGGCGCTTCGTTGCGAGTGCGGGGCAAATCATAATTTGGGTGCAATTTTAAATAAAAAACCCTTAACGCCGAGCCAAGAGGAGATAAAAGTTAATCCGCGTTCATCTTGTGCAAAAATGCGAGCTTTTTATTTTAAGTGA
- a CDS encoding ABC transporter permease: protein MSLARYLLFKYLRFDKEQPFINLSMLLAFLGVCVGLCVLLVAMAIMNGFDKEFQKRFFVMNYPITILPKFYAPVDDEFVAELKREFPHLLFSPYLSTQVIARSDNRFEGGVIFGVNFEEEKKINEVVKNALKDTNLSSYDIVIGEVLAEEFRLKKNDKLSLIFSNLNPSGFSLTPTTKRFDVKAKFNSGLIFYDKAYMYVDAKVLRKVLGVKEGYDGVHIYSENAFKDIEKLKAYLGQDYAAIGWWEQNQNFFSALELEKRALFIVLMLIILVAGLNIISSLLMIVMNRRSEIALLLALGASRAEIKKSFFALGMLIGGSGMVCGVILAFLTLWFLGNYNIVSLPADVYGTSKLPLDLSILDFILTLVGALFIIALSSFYPAKKATEVNILDTLRNE, encoded by the coding sequence ATGAGTCTAGCGCGTTATTTACTTTTTAAATACCTTCGTTTTGATAAAGAGCAACCTTTTATCAATCTTTCTATGCTTTTGGCGTTTTTGGGTGTGTGCGTGGGACTTTGTGTTCTTTTGGTTGCTATGGCGATAATGAACGGCTTTGATAAGGAATTTCAAAAACGTTTTTTTGTGATGAATTATCCCATTACGATTTTGCCGAAATTTTATGCACCCGTTGATGATGAATTTGTAGCGGAGTTAAAGCGTGAATTTCCACATTTGCTTTTTAGTCCTTATCTTAGCACTCAAGTCATCGCTAGGAGTGATAACCGTTTTGAGGGTGGGGTGATTTTTGGCGTGAATTTTGAGGAAGAAAAAAAGATTAACGAGGTTGTTAAAAACGCCCTGAAAGACACGAATTTAAGCTCTTATGACATAGTTATAGGAGAGGTTTTGGCGGAGGAATTTCGCCTTAAAAAAAATGACAAACTTTCTTTAATCTTTTCAAATTTAAATCCTAGCGGCTTTTCTCTCACTCCCACTACAAAGCGTTTTGATGTGAAAGCCAAGTTTAATTCTGGGCTTATTTTTTACGATAAAGCTTATATGTATGTCGATGCTAAAGTACTTAGAAAGGTTTTAGGCGTGAAAGAGGGCTATGATGGTGTGCATATTTATAGCGAAAATGCTTTTAAGGATATAGAAAAACTTAAAGCTTATTTGGGGCAAGATTATGCCGCCATAGGTTGGTGGGAGCAAAATCAAAATTTCTTCTCCGCCCTAGAGCTTGAAAAAAGGGCTTTATTTATCGTTTTAATGCTCATTATCCTTGTTGCTGGGCTTAATATAATAAGTTCGCTTTTAATGATAGTGATGAACCGCCGTAGTGAAATCGCCCTTTTACTCGCACTTGGTGCAAGTAGAGCGGAGATTAAAAAAAGCTTTTTTGCTCTTGGTATGCTAATAGGGGGTAGTGGTATGGTGTGCGGGGTGATTTTAGCCTTTCTAACTTTGTGGTTTTTGGGGAATTACAACATCGTTTCTTTACCTGCTGATGTGTATGGCACTTCAAAATTGCCACTTGATTTATCTATTTTAGATTTTATTTTAACCTTAGTGGGAGCTTTATTTATCATCGCTCTTTCTTCATTTTACCCTGCAAAAAAGGCGACTGAAGTGAATATTTTAGATACTTTAAGAAATGAATAA